TCTCATGAATCGTGCCTCCGTAATAACTATCGTCATACACAGGAGGAAGGGTAAATACTGAATCCAGCTTCTCGATGAACTTATTTTTTCCGCCCATCAGCCTGGAGAGGCCGTCAATATCCTGAAATACCGACCATGAATAATGCCAGCTGTTGCCTTCTGTAAATGCATCTCCCCATTTAAAAGGATTAAATGGCGACTGGAACTTACCATCCTTATTTTTGCCGCGCATCAAACCACTGGCCGGATCAAATAGTTTTTTATAGTTCATCGCCCGGTTTTTATACACCTCAATCTCAGCGGCAGGTTTACCCAGAGCTCTGCCCAATTGGTAAATGGCAAAGTCATCATAAGCATACTCAAGCGTCCTGGCGGCATTTTCATTAATATTTACATCATACGGCACGTAGCCAAGTTCATTGTAATACTTAACACCAGCACGACCAACAGCAGTCATCGGTCCTTCATTATTGGCCCCGTGTTTTACAGCTTCCCACAAAGTATTAACGTCATATCCCCTCAGGCCTTTAATATAAGCATCAGCAACCACAGCGGCAGAATTATTACCAACCATTATGTTCGCATACCCAGGACTCGACCATTCCGGCAGCCATCCCCCTTCTTTATAATCATTGGCCAAGCCTTCCTGCATTTCCTTATTGATTGCGGGGTACATTAAATTTAAGAAGGGATATAGTGCCCTGAAAGTATCCCAAAAACCTGTACCACCAAACATATATCCAGGTAAAACATTGCCATTGTATGGACTCCAGTGTACTACCTTATTGCTGGCATCCAATTCGTACAATTTATTCGGAAAAAACAAGGTGCGGTAAAGGCAACTGTAAAAAGTACGTTTCTGATCCAGGGTACCACCTTCAACAGTTAAACGGCTCAGGGTTTTGTTCCATATACTTTTTGCCCTGGCTTTAGTCTGCTCAAAATTGTCGCCTGTCAATTCCCTTTTTAAATTAAGTTCTGCCTGCTCAATGCTGATAAACGAGGAAGCCACCTTCAGATTTACCCTTTCGGCTTTAGTTGTTTTAAAACCGATCACAGCACCAGTATGATCTGCAGTCTGTTCTAAAACATCATTTAAAAGATCGTTTCCCTTAAAAGTATTGGCAGATGCAAATGCTTTATCAAAATAAATCACAAAGTAGTTTTTAAAGTTCTTAGGAGTTCCATGTGCATGTTTTGTGCTGTAACCCACAATTTTTCGTTCAGCAGGAATAATTTTAACATATGACCCTTTATCAAACGCATCTACAACAACATAAGATTCCTCTGATTTAGGGAAAGTAAATCGGAACTGCGCTGCTCTTTCAGTAGGCGTAATTTCAGTACTAACATCCGCATCAGCAAGATAAACACTATAATAATAAGGTGTTACGGTTTCAGATTTGTGCGAAAACCAGCTTGCACGGTCATCTTCCTTAAATTTTAGCTTACCCGTTACTGGCATAATTGAAAACTGACCGTAATCGTTCATCCAGGGACTTGGCTGATGCGTTTGCTTAAATCCGCGGATCTTGTCAGCGTCATAGGTATACTGCCATCCATCTCCCATTTTTCCCGTTTGCGGGGTCCAGAAATTCATGCCCCAGGGTAAAGCAATGGCTGGGTAGGTGTTTCCGTTAGAAAGGTCAATTTTAGATTGTGTACCCATTAAGGGATTAACGTAAGCTACCACATCTTCTTCCGCAAGAGCTTTTTGAGCTGATGCCTGGTTAAGAAAGAAGAAAGCAATCATCACGTTAAAAAGAAAAAAGTGTTTCATCAGATTATATTTGAGTTTTATCTTTGATAAAGTTATAACATTATTATTTACTAACTGAACAATAACCAGAATTACAACCTTCGTTCATTATAAACACCAAATTCAGCAATTGATGGGTTAGATTTAGACCCATCTATCAAGATCCTAACTTTCCCTCCCCATACGCTTTCAAACCGATGAATTTTTACTTTATTCGTTTCATTTCCTGAAGTAAGCGGCTTCCATACCCCATTCGAAAAATACTCTAGTCTATAACTATTAATATTCGGTCTCCTTTCAGTAATTACGATCGTATTAAATCTTTGATCTTTTTGAAGGTCAATTTCAAACCAAGGATTTTTAACCGAAGGATTAGAACTCCAGGAAGTGCCAAAATTATCATCATTACCAAAGTCCATAATATTCATATCATCACTCCAGCTGCCATCAGCAGGTTTAAATTTAGCCAGGTTCGGTGAAATGATCGGTGCCGGTCCTTCCGGGAATTTAGGTAAAGATGAAACTGGCTGGTATAGTTTACCCATTTCTTTCAGTGCAACTATAGCATTGTCATCAATCAATCCATCACGATTCGGTGCAACATTTAAAAGAAAGTTACAATAGATCTGATTATATGGAAGGGCATTCTCCTTAATCATTTTTTCAGGTGATTTCACCGCTGTTGTTGGGAATGACTCTTTCCAAAACCAATTCTCCTGTAAAGGCAGGCAAGCAAGTGCAGGAAGACGGTTGCTTTCTTTCGAAATGTGTTGACCCGCACCTTGCTCATAAGATTTGATATCTGTATAAAATAATGCTTCTGCTGGATATTTTGCAGAATTTAAGTCCATCACTACGCAACTTGGCTGAAGAGATTTTATTAATGTATACATTTCTTCAAAAGGAACATCATCATAGGAAATTCTTGACCAAGGCGCATCCCAGCCATCTATGATTAGCGCCTTAATTTCACCATAGTTAGTCATCAATTCAGTAAGCTGTTGTTTAATCATTTTTATATGGACCGGAGTAATATGCCCAGGGCGCAATTTATGGTGTGTGTCCAGAATAGAATAATAAAGTGCTACTCCCAGGCCCTGCTTGCGAAAAGCATTTACATATTCCCGTACCACGTCTTTTTTATACGGGCTGTTCATCACACTATAATCTGTAGTTTTAGTATCCCAAATTGCGAAACCACTATGGTGCTTTGTTGTTAAACAACCATAAGACATATTTGCCGACTTCGCTGCTTTAGCCCATTGCTCAGCATTTAATTTCTTTGGGTTAAAAATTGACGGAGAAGCATCCGGATCAGCCCAATCATCATTCATATAAGTTGGGATATTGTAATGGATGAACATTCCAAAACCTAAATTTACAAAATCCTGTTGTGCTTCTCTTAACGAAACCGTCGGTTTTTTTGTATCCTGCGCATAACTAGTGATACTGATGCAAAGACCTGCTATAACAGCAAGGACCATCGTTCTTATCATATTAAAGTTTCCTGTTTTCATTTGCGTATTTATTGTGTTTATGTTGTTTTAGATGCTTGTTTGGCATAATCATCCCAAAGCGAGTCTAATGACTTACCAGTTTGTTTTTCCCAAAAATCATTGGTGAAGGTTTTGGCACGAAGTAATTTGTCTGCAGATTTAACCAGACCATTGTGTTCTGCTTCCAGCCAATTTAAAAAGCCTGCCGTCACACGGTAGCTATTGGTATAGCTAAATGAACTTTTAAAAGCCGGCAAAGACCATCCTGCTCCTTTATTATCCACGCCAAATTTAAACCGTACGTAGTCTGCAATTCCTTCTGTTAACCATCCCGGACCACTGCCATTTGGGTAGGCCTGTACAAGATGCATTACTTCGTGGGTTAATAGATCTGTATCCTCAGGATGTTTTTCCAACCAAGCCTGACTGATTACAATAGCGCCATTGTTTGCATAAGCAACACCGTCATAAAGACTATCTACAGATACTTTTACATTTCTTGTGGCGTCCTTATTGAAAGTCTTAACAAGTTTTGGATAAACCTTGAAAAACACCTCTATCAAATGTTGGTTCACGGCTTCGTTATGCCAGGAGCTTGGAGTGACGAAAGTAAGGTTAAATCCTTTTTTCGAAATCAGTTTAGTTGTATTGGCAGAAATCCTGCTGCTGTAACACAGCAACAGGATGAAAGAAACCAATAATGGTTTTAAAATTTGTTTTGTCATTTCTATTTTTGTCCTTGTTATTTATACCAGAAAGATACTTCACTGATGTT
The Pedobacter sp. MC2016-14 DNA segment above includes these coding regions:
- a CDS encoding GH92 family glycosyl hydrolase, whose protein sequence is MKHFFLFNVMIAFFFLNQASAQKALAEEDVVAYVNPLMGTQSKIDLSNGNTYPAIALPWGMNFWTPQTGKMGDGWQYTYDADKIRGFKQTHQPSPWMNDYGQFSIMPVTGKLKFKEDDRASWFSHKSETVTPYYYSVYLADADVSTEITPTERAAQFRFTFPKSEESYVVVDAFDKGSYVKIIPAERKIVGYSTKHAHGTPKNFKNYFVIYFDKAFASANTFKGNDLLNDVLEQTADHTGAVIGFKTTKAERVNLKVASSFISIEQAELNLKRELTGDNFEQTKARAKSIWNKTLSRLTVEGGTLDQKRTFYSCLYRTLFFPNKLYELDASNKVVHWSPYNGNVLPGYMFGGTGFWDTFRALYPFLNLMYPAINKEMQEGLANDYKEGGWLPEWSSPGYANIMVGNNSAAVVADAYIKGLRGYDVNTLWEAVKHGANNEGPMTAVGRAGVKYYNELGYVPYDVNINENAARTLEYAYDDFAIYQLGRALGKPAAEIEVYKNRAMNYKKLFDPASGLMRGKNKDGKFQSPFNPFKWGDAFTEGNSWHYSWSVFQDIDGLSRLMGGKNKFIEKLDSVFTLPPVYDDSYYGGTIHEIREMQIANMGQYAHGNQPIQHMIYLYNYAGQPWKTQYWARETMNRMYKATPDGYCGDEDNGQTSAWYVFSALGFYPVTPAVDQYVLGAPLFKKVTLNLENGKKVIINASSNSASNKYIKAFKYNGRLYGKNWISHASLMKGATIDIDMSDQPNTLRGTKQEDFPYSISAEK
- a CDS encoding alpha-L-fucosidase; protein product: MKTGNFNMIRTMVLAVIAGLCISITSYAQDTKKPTVSLREAQQDFVNLGFGMFIHYNIPTYMNDDWADPDASPSIFNPKKLNAEQWAKAAKSANMSYGCLTTKHHSGFAIWDTKTTDYSVMNSPYKKDVVREYVNAFRKQGLGVALYYSILDTHHKLRPGHITPVHIKMIKQQLTELMTNYGEIKALIIDGWDAPWSRISYDDVPFEEMYTLIKSLQPSCVVMDLNSAKYPAEALFYTDIKSYEQGAGQHISKESNRLPALACLPLQENWFWKESFPTTAVKSPEKMIKENALPYNQIYCNFLLNVAPNRDGLIDDNAIVALKEMGKLYQPVSSLPKFPEGPAPIISPNLAKFKPADGSWSDDMNIMDFGNDDNFGTSWSSNPSVKNPWFEIDLQKDQRFNTIVITERRPNINSYRLEYFSNGVWKPLTSGNETNKVKIHRFESVWGGKVRILIDGSKSNPSIAEFGVYNERRL
- a CDS encoding basic secretory family protein translates to MTKQILKPLLVSFILLLCYSSRISANTTKLISKKGFNLTFVTPSSWHNEAVNQHLIEVFFKVYPKLVKTFNKDATRNVKVSVDSLYDGVAYANNGAIVISQAWLEKHPEDTDLLTHEVMHLVQAYPNGSGPGWLTEGIADYVRFKFGVDNKGAGWSLPAFKSSFSYTNSYRVTAGFLNWLEAEHNGLVKSADKLLRAKTFTNDFWEKQTGKSLDSLWDDYAKQASKTT